The genomic segment taaaataaaataaaataaaataaaataaaataaaataaaataaaataaaataaaataaaataaaataaaataaaataaaataaaataaaataaataaaaaagctgcttttctgctgcatCAGTATGTTAAATCAacttgagaaaggaaaagagcaggTGGAAAAAACCTTTCTCCACTTTGTGGCATTTATCTCAATTTAAAGCATTCCCAACCCCACAGTTTTGAATCCTTCTGGGCCAAGAGAGTCACGAGGAGAAGTTCTGGAGTTGAGCAAGGCTCAATCCCCCTTCCAAGTGTCCATTTTTTAGGTCGTCTGCGCTCTCCAAAGACATGgggtcttgtttttttttccctcagggACAAATCCAAGCCCATCTGCAAACACTGAAGGAAGACAGAGACAGGCTCCTGGGCTTTCGAGAGGCTGAAATGAGGAGAAACTGGGAGTATTTAGTAagtatctatttatttatttatttattttgatcagGGATGGAGTCTGGATATCTCCTTTTGGTTTTAGATGAGATGCTGTATGGATAATCATCCTGCTGAGCATTGGTATGGGGTCTCTCTCCATGTACCAAGCCAAATGCTGCTTgaccccttttttccccctggattttaggggaaaaaaatatagaaagcaGAATCTGGAGCCCTGAAAGGAGCTCAATTGCTGAATGCCAAGGAAATTCTGTGTGGGTTTGCTTGCTCTGGATGGAGAATCACGTTTGGATGTGTTGGAAGTCATAACGATGTCCCTGCTGTAACACATTTTAGGATGCTCAGGGCACTGACCCTTTCTAGGTGTGCATTTAATGGTCAGTGCCTGACTTTGCTGCCTCATTCTACACCCACCTCTTGTGTCCCCTCCTCACAGGAGAAGACCGAGGCTGAGAGACAGAAGGTTTTGAGCACTTTTGAAGGGCTTCGTCTCTTCCTGGAGGACCAGGCACGTCACCTCCTGGCTCAGCTGGCGGAGCTGGAGAGGGCCGTAGagaaaatgcaggaagaaaacatcacCAACCTGACGAAGGAGATCTCGCACCTGGATACCCTGATCCAGGAGATGGAGGAGAAGTGCCAGGAGCCAGCAAGTAAATTTCTGCAGGTGAGGAACTATTAAATAGATCTTGGCTAACACAACCTGGCTCTGCGTATTGACCCATGATGCTGCTAAACCCAGTTGTGCTTGCTCCAAAGCTGCCGGGgtttcattaatattttgctgCCAAGATGCATTCCCTGATTTTCTTatccctcctttctcttccaggaCATCAGAGGCACCTTGAGCAGGTATGGATGGGGTTTTCTGAGCTTCTTCTCCCACCCCCCGAGCTGGGGAAGGGGTTGGACCTTGTGTTGAGCAGGACAGGCACAGGTTTGGTTTCATGGACTGTGGTTGGGAGCTGAGATGTCACTACCCATCACAGAATATACAACATGTTTCTTAAAGCCTGCACCAGCTCCTCTGAGCTATGGGTGtgcacaaaatatttcctggtGTCTCTCAGAGATGCATCCTgacctctccttcctctccctcttcatCTAGgtttggaaatgaaaacttCCAGCAGCCCACGTTGCTTCTTccagaactggaaaataaaatcagtcacttcagggagaaaaatattgctCTAGAGGAGACTCTGAGGAACTTCAAAGGTATTGAGCAtcggtggggatggggagatgGAGCAATGTCTGTGGGAGCACAAATTGCATCCGTTTAGAGCTTAAATCATATTTATTGGAATCGGTGGGGCGAATTGTGATGGACTTTTTGGAGATGAAACAGTGGTTGGGCAAACCCCAGGTGCTCTTCAGGCTGCTTCTATCACAGGAATCcagcctgcctgcctttgtAGAGTTGCCCAACCTTTTCCAAGTGAGAAATGTGAGATCCAGCTGGCTCCACCTGCACTGTGATGTGGATCTATGCTGAGATACCTCCCTAAAACTGCCTCTGTGCTGGGAGGAAGCCTTCAGAAAAACCAGAGTGCAAAGCCAGGGAAGGGGGTCCTGGTCACTGGCAAGAACATCCAAGGGACGTGGATTGCATTTACACTTCAGTGTGAACATCAGCATCTTCTCCCATACACAAACACAACACTCCTTCCCACTTTGATTCAGAAAGCTCTAGCTGAAAATCAACTCaaattaaagattaattttagCTTCCAGGCAACTCTGCTCCCCAGCATGTGGTGTGAGTAGTGGGTTGCCACTTTTTGGGGGGCaacctgcttttaaaatgattttgaaatccGTGGTTGAGGAAATAGCATAGAAAATAGTCCTAATCCTAAActtttctaatttccttttgGTCTTCTTGGattgttcatttctttcatctccCTGCAGACATCTCACACAAGGTGTGATCTGAGCAGGGCAAAACAACCTCTCTGCTTTCATACTCACACTGATACCAGCATGTTATATCAAATAGATAatgtctctttttctcccctctgttTTAGACATCCTGATGTTTGAGCTGCCTGAAAAGAGTAAGTCCATCTCCTGGAGCTGAGGGAGTGGGAAAACCCTAGGGAAGGCTGAGCCCAGCATGGGATGGGCCATGAGTTGGAGGCTCATTTGGGGAAGATGCCTCTGTGTCTGAAGGACAAAatgagagggagggggggaaacaTCATAAGGAGTCAGGGAAACACCATAAAGAGTCAGGGAATCCTCACCACAAGGTGTTGATGGATTAATTTCTCTCAATGCTAAGTTATGTGAAGGCCAACTCTGTTCCTCATACCTGTATGTTCAGGGACCAAATGCCCAGTTTGGCATTTTTTTGAGCCAAAAAGTCTCCTGTGCTTGGGTTTGCTCTCCTGCTCGTTGGGAAGCATCTTCTGATGTTTACCTGGGTCCTGCGGAATAAGGAAAGCAACCAACATCAGAAAGGGGTAGAGCATCCCAAGGGATGGGGTGAATGATGCTGCGGGACCTCCccgctcagccccagcagcaaggcagagccTGGGGCCATggggaaatgttttgttttccttttccagtgaaTGTGACCCTGGATCCAGCCACAGCTCACCCCCAGCTCGCCGTGTCAGAGGACAGGAGGAGTGTGAGGTGGGAAGATGCCCAGCAGGACGCATCCGATGAGGGATTTGGCCCCGATCCCTCCGTGCTGGGCTGCGAGGGCATCACGtcagggagatgctgctgggaggTGGAGGTGACACCCAAAGGCTCCTGGGCTGTTGGTGTGGCCAGGGAGTCTTTGAAGAGGCGAGAAGAAACCACTGTGAGCCCTGAGATTGAACTGTGGTCTATGGGTCTGTGTGAGGGCCAGTTTTGGGCCCTCACCTCCTTTGAGCGCACACCTTTATCCCAAATCCAGGTCCCTAGAAGGGTCCGGATCACCCTGGACTATGAGAGGGGTCAGGTGGCGTTTTTTGATGTCGATAGGAAGGCCTTGATCTTCATTTTCTCAGCAGCCTCGTTCAAAGGGGAGAGTGTTCACCCCTGGTTCTTGGTGTGGAGCGAGGGGTCTCGGATCACATTGTGCCCCTGAAACACTCCCTTCTTACCCAAACACAAATTTTATGTCCCCAACACCCCCGGTTCTAGCACTTTGGAGGAATCCTACCAAATTCCTAGTAGGCCTTTCTGGCCTCTTCCCATTCTCAGTGACCCCAAAGGGCTAAGCATCTCTGTGGGTTGATGTCCCAAACTGTAATTGCCAGTTTGGGGTATCGGTGGCTGACAGATGGAGCCACATCTGCCCCAAAACATCTTGCAGCAGACTGGCAGCTTCTCCAGTCTTAGGATTTCAGATGAAGTAAAAAGGTTTACACGCTGTGTCGTTCTTCTGTCTGGTTATTCACTGCTTCTGGATGTCAGGTTCACGGGGATTAAAGGGAAGCCACCGGGATTGGCATGGGTTTCTCTTATCTGTAGAGgtcagcatgttttttttctaggctgGGTGCTCTACGTTCAGTAcaacagatggagaaaaacaaggaCATTTATGCTTCTGAGTCATCTGACAGATTTGAAGCATGACCACGAGAATGAGGAAAATCACATCTGCAAAATTTGTTGGCCATTTCTGGGGGGACTGGGCTTTTGGCTGATTAAGTCCCATTGCTGGTTCCATTGCACAGAGGCTATGAGTTGGCTGTGCCTGCACCCAGAAAGGTCCACAAGCCCCAAGAAGTGGCCTAGAGTCATTCTCAAAAGCCACATGCCACACTGCCCCCCATCTACTGGCAGTCTCAACCAGAGACAAAGAAATGggggaaggaaatattttattattaatgtttgtTACAGAGTTCTGAGGCTTCAAATAATAAtttgaggaaaaggaagaaaatggttgAAATTCAGGAGCAGCTTGGCTGTGGGTGAACTTTCCATCATAAACATCTCGACTGGCCACCTTTTATAAGGGAGGAACTCTTTGTTGTAGGGTGATTTTCCCATGCAACTAATGGGATGTTGGAGGAGGATCCATCTGCACAGATACATTTGGGGTTGGTAGCATTTTGGCTAGGCTCTGCCAACTGGGCCTCATGATTCCTCCCCACCCACACATTATAACTTTTACTGTTCAGTTTTATGTAATTAACCCTCTTTTTCCCAAATTGGTTAGATTAAAACGTTGTTTTGGGGATTTAGCTAAAAGCTCCAGCTAGAATTAGCATTTTTGCTTACAATGTCTAGGCAAAATTTCACATCCAGGTCCCCATATCCCAtccatgatttaaaaaacaggCAGATAAACACAAAGAGAGaggcaagaaattaaaaagctctTGAGATTTGAGATGAGGCCTCAAGGTTTTAAACAATACTCCCAAGTGAACAACATCtcttaaattttttatttaaaaaaaaaaaaaaaaaaagcaaagtttggACCACTTGGTTTGAACATGATTATCTCAGATAGGAACATCTATATTTGATCAAGGAAATCTGATATAAACTTGATATAAATGTGATATAAATGTTGTgaaattttgtctttcagacactgtggttttttttttttccctttgctcacCATTTTCCACTTTCACACCCCAGGTCCCCTCTGcagcacttttcctttttttttttttttttcctttttccccactttccTCACCAATATCAACCCCCTAGTCTCATGGGGGTGAAGGATGTTTAAAAGCCAAAGTCCCCCCATTTCTTCTGTTCCCTATGGCCCCAAGGATAGCACGGGAGGCAAGCAGTTGTCCAGTGAGGTTATGGAAATTGGGGGGTGTTGATTTCTGTGTCTCAGGGACATAGCCTGAGCTGAGACCTGGCCCCCACCACCCAGAGCCACGGGCGGACCCTCTCCCCAGTGAATGAAGCtcgggaaaaaataaatataagccCCCCTTCATCGGCGTCAAAAAATGCCACCGTCCCTCCAGCATAGTCCAGGTGGATGCTGACCCTCCTGGGCAGCACCCGCAGGGGTAAGAGGGTCACCTTGCGGGTGGTGAGTGCCCGGACCTGTCCCCCCCACTTCTCcaccccccaaatcccccctttGGGGCAGAGGCTGAGTTGTCCCTTCCGAGAAATGGACTCTTTGGCCACCCCAATGGCCCAGTCCCCTTCGtcccccacctccacctcccagcAGTGCCGGCCGGTGGCGAAGCTCTGGTAGCCCAACACGAAGGGCCAGTAGTCAAATCTCTCGGGGTTATTGGGCAGGTCCTGCCGTCCTTCCCCACGTCTCACACTCTTTCGGTCCTCGGAGAGGATGAGGTCGGGGTGAGCCGTGTCAGGGTCCAAGGTGAtgctggctgtggggtggaGGACAAGGGGTGTGAGGAGCAGGGTTGAGGCCCTGAGGATATGGGggggatacaaaaaaaaaaaaaaacaaacaaacatggatGCACTGGAGACAGTCAACAAATGGCTATGAAGAGGATTAAGGAActgagcatctctcctatgaagagaagatgaaaactgggcctgctcagcctggagaagagaagcccCATCAAGGTCTATCAATCCCATAAGGGAGGTGCAGAGAGGACAGggccaaactcttctcagtggtgcccagtaccaggacaagaggcaatgggcacaaaccaGAACGCAAGAGgttccatctgaacatcagAAAGTGCTTCTTCACTGTGCAGaccaagcactggcacaggtttcaCAGagagttgtggagtctccaaCCTagaagatcttcaaaagccatctgggcatggtcctgggcaacctactctaggtggccctgcttgagtAGGGAGGTAGGACCATATGGacccagaggtgccttccaacctcaaaAACTCTGTGAGGGGACCAGCAGGACTCAGGCTTGCATCAGAAGGGCAAAAAGTTCCTGAAGCAGAAGGTGAAAGGAGCATGAAGGCCAACACATGCAGGGCTGTACGCGAAGCAGAAAGACTGTTTTGAAGCCCCAAATCACCACGAAGACAAGGTGCACAGTGGGTATAGTAATAACGACAGGCTCATGCAGGTATTTCTGCTGACTTTCTGCTGCATTGACCCAAAAGAAAtgctgaggagagaaaaaaaaatcaaggaaagcAATACATGGGATGTAAAACAGCAAAGTCTCAAGTACTCCATCTCCTAGAGCAAGCACCAACTGTAGGACAAGGCCAGACTGGTTCAGCTAACcctgtggtttaaaaaaagagCTAAAATCTGAAGACAGGGCTGATGAATGAGGTCAACCCACTTGCCATATTTGTTTCAGGGAAATGGTTAGGTATCAAGGCAAGGGCTCTGCCCTGGGGCAAGCTTCCTTGAGTGTTACACCGAGATTCTGGCTGCAGGGCTAAGAAAACTCGTTTGGTTGCCCCGATTTTTTGTATTCTTCCTTCAGCATCTATTTTTGACCAATTTGGACATGGTTTATGGGTCTAGGCACACCTTTGTCTAACAGGTACGGCTGCTTTAGTTTCTCATGCTCAGCAGAAGGCAATTTGGGGATAGGCAAggctggaggggagcagagaCAGACAGCAGCCCATCCATGAACATTTTTCAGGAATTGCTACAAAACATATGTAATTAAGAGCGTGGCAAATGAAGCATTAAGTCATGTGGGTCTCaatttgtcatttcttttgcCCAGGAATAGCATTTGCTCTTCCATCTCAGGTTCTCTGCAGTATTTATGTTCCCAAAGAGTGTCCAGAATGAGCTACGGGCAGGTCAGCTCTTCCAGCTCTTACCAAAATACATCcaatctgttatttttttcccctcctataACCCTTCTCAGTACCTTGAAGCTTCTTCAGGGTTTCCTTCAGAGCACTATTCCTCCACGAGAAGTGACAGAATCTCTCTTCTGGCTCTGGAGAAACATTCACTGGCAGCTGGAAAGTCACTTTCCCACACCTAGAGAAAAAGCACCACCACAAATTCCAGAGTGATTGTCATAGAGAATGTCATCATTTCAGGAAATCTGATGCCACGAGGAATGAGGTGATGGTGATGCTCATCCCCTTGACAACCCAAAcctcaagaaaagcaaagactGAACTTCCTTGcttgaattaattaattcattactTTTTGATAGAGAAAGGCCCTGCTTGGACAGACTAAGTAAGAGAGAAGAGTCAAGCTATTGCAGTGAATTAAAACTAGCCTTTGCCATGTGGAGGTTTAATTTTGAGACTAACACTCCTTTGATCATTTTAACCCCAAAATGGTCAAGAAAGGATCCATTGGGAAGAGCAGATACAAACACATAGCAGTGGTCCCCAAAATACCCTTTCAGACTCTTGCAATTTCCCTGAAGCAGAACATCCAGCAGCCGGTGATGAGTTTTCTCCTCTATGGTCACTGCTTGTTGAAAAACTcaagaaacagcttttcagaGAGACCACATACCTGGTAACGAGGCTTTTCGCATCCTAGggacagaagagagaaagaagaaaggaagctcAGGTTGCCCTGTGAGCCATTTTCTacttaaatcacagaattattgAATTGTCCAGCTGGGGATGGACCTCCTGGTTCTCTGCTCCAACCCAGTGCATGGAGGAAGGTGAGCCAGCTCAGGTTGCTCACAGCTGTGTCCAAGGAAATTCTGAATGTTCAAGGATGGAGATGCCCCCATGCAAAAGGACCCTCATCCTACACTGGACACCTTGGAGAAGAGTCTGGTTTGCTCCATAATCCCACTAAACCATTGCAGATCAGCAGGGCCCCAGGGAGCATTAACAGATATTAACAGCCCCGAGCAACCCCACCCAGGACCCTCTGCCCACTGCCCATGCCAGCAGCTATTTGGGGTCACGTTCCTAAAGATGGGGTCCCCTTCCTAAAGATTTTCCCTTGAAAAAATTTCCCTTCTCTCACCCAGAGGAATTCACTCACCGATTGCTGGCTCTTCTTATCCTGTGTTTTTGTCAGGCTGTCCAGCTGAGAAATCTCCTCCGAGAGCTTGGTGGTGGCTTTTGCTTGCCTCTTCTCAATCTCATTTTTCAGGTCTTCCAGctgtgaaagcaaaaagaacTCATGTCCTCCTGGGAACCTGCAGCGTACCCAAAATCCAAGCACGGTTTGCCAGGGCTcagcttctctccttcccttttaaGATGCAAACAAAGGAGCAGTGGGATGGGAAATACCACGAGGAACTCATGGAGAGGCATTTGCCACAGGAGAAGCTCACCGTTCAGCCTGAATCCCTACCAACTTTTTGCTGAATTCCTGAAGAAATCAGAGGGGTAGAATCAAACTtgaagcttaaaagaaaaaaaaaaaaaaaaaaggcaacacagaTTTGGGAGGAAAGATGGTCCCTGCTGATAAAAGCCACAATCAGCTTTGCATGAATTTGGGCAGAACGCTCTGATAGTCCTAGGCTTATCAACACAGAAGTGCTGCAAAGGAGCCAAAAATGATCTAAAGAAATGATCCTAAAGATGATATCTTACTGCCCAGGGACTGACAGGTCAGGGAGGCTGACACCTACCAGATCCTCCAGTTTTCTGCACTCCAGGGTAGCTCTCCTTCCTCGGAGACCTTCTCTCGCTTCCTTCAGAAAACCTAATATCCGcctgaatttcttctgaagcGAACTAAAAAAACCTGTTGTTTTTATCCCTTTGATGGGGCTGGATCCTTCTCTTCCTGTTCCTCCCCAGTCCTGGGCTCACGAGTGTGTCGAGCCTGCAAGTCTGCTCTTCGCGCCATGTCTCCTGGGCAAGAGGTGGTGACACCCTTGGTCAGACGTGCTGGGAGCGTTGGGTTTCTTCCTTGTCAATCTTCCAGCTTCTTATCCCGGGGAGACGTTGAGGGCTATCACCTCGTTGTTTTTGTCATCTTCCTTTTAGGAAGAAACCATCAGCCTTCCCTGGAAAAAGGGCTGGAGGCAGAAGACATTTGGGCTGCCAGGGGGGTGAGGAACTTTTGAGGCTTGGTGGGGGTGTGGGTGGggaaaacataagaaaaacaggagGGAGATGTGCAGCCAAAACCTTGGAAGAGGGATTGCAACTGCATGCATGCAAAGGAGCAGGAGTCCGAGTCCTTGGGATGCTTACCATGTCTTTTGCATCCCATTATTAAGCCATAACATGCCCCCCAAGAAGCACTACCCTGGCTCTTAGCTCACAGGGAAATATTTCCAAGCAACCTCTAACCCACTGGCTTTGTGTTAAGCTCAGTGgctaaatacttatttttttattattatttgcatcaCTTGGCCGGGTTTGGAGAGGCGAGTCCCATTTCCAGCAAACTATTCCCATCAGGAAGAGCCCCAGGGGAGTCGCTTGCTCCGGGAGCTGAAGGACTGGAAGCAAAAACCCTTCAAGCATTTCCCAGGGAAATGTGGCTTGGGGTGAGCAGCTCGGgttgctgctgccttctctgccAGTCTCAGGAGGTGGGTGCAGAGGGGTGAACGGGGGCAATTAATGAGTCATCTCTGTCTGAGCTGGGCTCTTTGGAGGAGAACAGCTCCTCAGCATCAGCAGAGCCTGGGGCACAGCTCCTTTCATCTCCAGATGAGGTGCCGAAGGTTGGGCACCCTAAAAAAGGGTCGGGTCTACTTCTCCCTGCTGATTAGGGAGCCTGGAAAACCAGCTGGGGTGGAGACCATCCGCATTGCAAATTTCGGCAGCAGAGCGACACCCTGGAagggggttggagctgggagagggctGGATGGAGATCAGAGGCACCGAGGGATTCTGTGGCCCTAAAGTCAGAAGAAAATGGGCCTCTACCCCTCTACCTCCCAAGTCTTACTGGAACTCGGTGTTTTGTCTCGTGtttctcagcagctgctgtttcttAGAGGAGCTTGGTGGGACCGCAGCACCCCAGGGACCACCAGCAACCCACAAGCACGTCCTTGCAGAGCAGACTGAgatcttttccccttcttcacCCAAATTTCTCCTCCGTTCCTTGCTGCAATGACAGCCTGTCATTTCATAACCCTTCTGCCTTTTCTAGCTGGACTTGCTTTGGTTTCAGGATTCAGACACAACACACAGGGTGACAAAGATCACAAATGGCTTCAGACCCCTCCCTGGCAGAGATAAGGGAAAGAGAATGAGATAGGACAAAGAGCAAAAACCTTCAAGGCCATTTGAACTAAAGTCTTTCCCCACAGCACTAATTGTACCAACACTCTccctgcttttttatttttatttttatttttacttttatttttatttttatttttatttttatttttattttttatttttattttattttatttttatttttatttttatttttatttttatttttatttttatttttattttttatttttatatttttatttttatttttatttttatttttgttaatccTCATGCTTAAGCTCCTGCCCCAACTTCAGGTTTTCTAGCTTTGCAGAAAGCTAGATTTTCCATCCTGCAGTGAAATTCTCTGTGCTTCCCAACTGATGGGACCAGGTTATGCATGAAGTTGAAGAACATGGATGAAAGATATCACAGCACAGCAAATATCACTATCAAGATACCAGACATAAATCTGCCCTCATTGGGACCTGTGGGTATGGTGAGATGGGGCTTTGTCATAGTGAGCCCACTCATATCTCACCTGTTATTCTGAGCCTGATGTCGTCCGCTCCCTCCCACTCTCTCTTTTGGTTCCTCTTCTTGGTTCTATAATCAATaacctgttttttatttcagagatgcTGCTTCCTCTTTTGGGTTTCCTTAGAAGAACATCAGTTTTTGAGGGAATCCGCGTAGGTGAGCTAGAGAAACATGTAAGCACTTGTATTTTGCTTGTTCACTCTGGTTGCTTTTTATAGTTGAGAAACATCTAAACTGGTACAGCTGCAGGAGCCTCCAGTTCAATTTATCCCATCTTATTCCTCCTCAACAGCCAACAGGGAGAAATTGGATTTTCTTGGGAGTTATCCAGCAGGGTGATGTGTAATGGTGTGGAAAAGTGCCTTTGAGGTCGGTTTATTCCCTTtcactgcctgcagagggggCTTGAGTGACTGGAAAAGGTGGAAAGGTAAGCAAGTtgtccccagcctgtgctg from the Aythya fuligula isolate bAytFul2 chromosome 33, bAytFul2.pri, whole genome shotgun sequence genome contains:
- the LOC116500229 gene encoding LOW QUALITY PROTEIN: E3 ubiquitin-protein ligase TRIM39-like (The sequence of the model RefSeq protein was modified relative to this genomic sequence to represent the inferred CDS: deleted 1 base in 1 codon) gives rise to the protein MGTPSDSSEEEGSTIMRDEGNKGYLATELNTKPVGRGCLEIFPCELRARVLEDLKNEIEKRQAKATTKLSEEISQLDSLTKTQDKKSQQSDAKSLVTRCGKVTFQLPVNVSPEPEERFCHFSWRNSALKETLKKLQASITLDPDTAHPDLILSEDRKSVRRGEGRQDLPNNPERFDYWPFVLGYQSFATGRHCWEVEVGDEGDWAIGVAKESISRKGQLSLCPKGGIWGVEKWGGQVRALTTRKVTLLPLRVLPRRVSIHLDYAGGTVAFFDADEGGLIFIFSRASFTGERVRPWLWVVGARSQLRLCP
- the LOC116500257 gene encoding zinc finger protein RFP-like, encoding MAAPSPVPKLPSEASCPICLEYFRDPVSIHCGHNFCRACITRCWEWSTANFSCPQCKETAPERSFRPSRELARVLEIAKRLSLQAARGDVVEEEGCERHREPLNVFCKDDETFICVICRESRLHRAHTMLPVQEAVQEYKGQIQAHLQTLKEDRDRLLGFREAEMRRNWEYLEKTEAERQKVLSTFEGLRLFLEDQARHLLAQLAELERAVEKMQEENITNLTKEISHLDTLIQEMEEKCQEPASKFLQDIRGTLSRFGNENFQQPTLLLPELENKISHFREKNIALEETLRNFKDILMFELPEKMNVTLDPATAHPQLAVSEDRRSVRWEDAQQDASDEGFGPDPSVLGCEGITSGRCCWEVEVTPKGSWAVGVARESLKRREETTVSPEIELWSMGLCEGQFWALTSFERTPLSQIQVPRRVRITLDYERGQVAFFDVDRKALIFIFSAASFKGESVHPWFLVWSEGSRITLCP